From the genome of Pseudomonas sp. AB6, one region includes:
- the rplR gene encoding 50S ribosomal protein L18 gives MTVKKVTRLRRARKARLKMHELEVVRLCVYRSSQHIYAQVISADGSKVLASASTLDKDLRDGATGNIDAATKVGQLVAARAKAVGVSQVAFDRSGFKYHGRVKALADAAREGGLEF, from the coding sequence ATGACCGTCAAAAAAGTTACCCGACTGCGTCGCGCTCGCAAAGCACGCTTGAAAATGCACGAATTAGAAGTCGTGCGTCTCTGCGTGTACCGCTCTTCGCAGCACATTTATGCCCAGGTCATTTCGGCCGACGGCAGCAAAGTCTTGGCGAGCGCCTCGACTTTGGACAAAGACCTGCGTGATGGAGCCACTGGCAACATCGACGCGGCCACTAAGGTTGGCCAGCTGGTCGCTGCGCGTGCGAAAGCCGTCGGCGTTTCACAAGTGGCTTTCGACCGTTCTGGCTTCAAGTACCACGGCCGCGTGAAAGCGCTGGCTGATGCTGCTCGTGAAGGCGGACTGGAGTTCTAA
- the secY gene encoding preprotein translocase subunit SecY — protein MAKQGALSALSKGGLSELWARLRFLLLAIIVYRIGAHIPVPGINPDRLADLFRQNEGTILSLFNMFSGGALERMSIFALGIMPYISASIIMQLMTAVSPQLEQLKKEGEAGRRKISQYTRYGTVVLALVQAIGMSVGLAGQGVAFTGDFGFHFVAVSTFVAGAMFMMWLGEQITERGVGNGISMLIFSGIVAGLPRAIGQSFESARQGDINIFALVAIGLLAVAIIGFVVFIERGQRRIAVHYAKRQQGRKVFAAQTSHLPLKVNMAGVIPAIFASSILLFPASLGAWFGQSEGMGWLQDISQSIAPGQPLNILLFSAGIIFFCFFYTALMFNPKDVAENLKKSGAFIPGIRPGEQSARYIDGVLTRLTMFGALYMTAVCLLPQFLVVAANVPFYLGGTSLLIVVVVVMDFMSQVQSHLVSHQYESLMKKANLKGYGSGMLR, from the coding sequence ATGGCTAAGCAAGGTGCTCTCTCAGCGCTCAGCAAAGGCGGGTTATCCGAGCTCTGGGCTCGACTGCGTTTTCTTCTGTTGGCGATTATCGTCTATCGGATAGGCGCACACATCCCAGTTCCTGGTATCAACCCGGACCGGTTGGCGGACCTGTTTCGACAGAATGAGGGGACCATTCTTAGCTTGTTCAACATGTTTTCCGGCGGCGCGCTGGAACGGATGAGCATCTTTGCGCTGGGGATCATGCCGTACATTTCGGCATCGATCATCATGCAGTTGATGACCGCCGTCAGTCCGCAGTTGGAGCAGTTGAAGAAGGAAGGTGAGGCTGGTCGTCGTAAGATCAGTCAATACACCCGCTATGGCACCGTCGTTCTCGCTCTTGTTCAGGCAATCGGTATGTCCGTTGGCTTGGCGGGGCAGGGTGTAGCGTTTACTGGTGACTTTGGCTTCCATTTCGTTGCGGTGTCCACGTTTGTGGCTGGTGCAATGTTCATGATGTGGCTGGGTGAGCAGATTACTGAGCGCGGTGTTGGTAACGGTATCTCGATGTTGATTTTTTCGGGTATCGTCGCCGGTCTTCCGAGAGCGATAGGGCAGTCTTTCGAGTCTGCGCGTCAGGGCGATATCAATATCTTCGCCTTGGTTGCCATCGGTTTGCTGGCAGTAGCGATCATCGGTTTTGTGGTGTTCATTGAGCGTGGTCAGCGTCGTATTGCTGTTCACTACGCTAAGCGTCAGCAGGGCCGCAAGGTTTTTGCTGCGCAGACGAGCCACTTGCCGCTGAAAGTGAACATGGCTGGTGTAATTCCGGCCATTTTTGCGAGCAGCATTTTGCTGTTCCCGGCTTCGTTAGGTGCCTGGTTTGGTCAGTCCGAAGGTATGGGCTGGTTGCAGGACATCTCGCAGTCGATCGCTCCTGGTCAGCCGTTGAATATTCTGCTGTTTAGTGCAGGGATTATTTTCTTCTGCTTCTTCTATACGGCGTTGATGTTCAATCCGAAAGACGTAGCGGAAAACCTGAAGAAGTCCGGTGCCTTTATTCCGGGCATTCGTCCAGGTGAGCAGTCGGCGCGCTACATTGACGGCGTTTTGACTCGCTTAACCATGTTCGGTGCTCTTTATATGACGGCCGTGTGTCTGCTTCCCCAGTTTTTGGTGGTGGCGGCAAACGTACCGTTCTACCTTGGCGGGACTTCGTTGCTGATCGTCGTAGTGGTTGTGATGGACTTCATGTCCCAAGTACAATCGCACCTCGTTTCGCACCAGTACGAATCCCTGATGAAGAAAGCCAACCTGAAGGGCTACGGTAGCGGCATGCTGCGCTGA
- the rpmD gene encoding 50S ribosomal protein L30 — protein sequence MATVKVTLIKSMTGRIPNHKLCIKGLGLRRIGHTVEVLDTPENRGMINKAYYMLRVEG from the coding sequence ATGGCTACCGTTAAAGTAACGTTGATCAAAAGCATGACCGGACGCATCCCTAACCACAAATTGTGTATTAAGGGTTTGGGTCTGCGTCGCATCGGTCACACTGTAGAAGTGCTTGATACTCCTGAGAATCGCGGGATGATCAACAAGGCTTACTACATGCTGCGAGTCGAGGGTTAA
- the rpmJ gene encoding 50S ribosomal protein L36: protein MKVRASVKKLCRNCKIIRREGVVRVICSAEPRHKQRQG, encoded by the coding sequence ATGAAAGTTCGTGCATCGGTTAAAAAGCTGTGCCGTAACTGCAAGATTATTCGCCGCGAAGGTGTGGTTCGAGTAATTTGCAGCGCGGAACCACGTCATAAGCAGCGCCAAGGCTGA
- the rplF gene encoding 50S ribosomal protein L6, translating into MSRVAKNPVKLPAGVEVKLVGQQLSVKGAKGTLDLNIHSSVEIVEEAGELRFAARNGDQQTRAMAGTTRALVNNMVQGVSQGFERKLQLVGVGYKAQAKDKVLSLALGFSHPVEYDLPNGITAETPNQTDIFIRGIDKQLVGQVAAEIRDFRRPEPYKGKGVRYADEVVRRKEAKKK; encoded by the coding sequence ATGTCACGCGTAGCTAAGAACCCCGTAAAGTTGCCAGCAGGCGTCGAAGTTAAGCTCGTCGGCCAGCAGCTTTCGGTGAAGGGTGCCAAGGGCACTCTAGATCTGAACATCCATTCGTCCGTTGAGATTGTTGAAGAAGCTGGTGAGCTGCGTTTCGCTGCTCGCAATGGCGATCAACAAACTCGCGCAATGGCCGGCACCACTCGTGCACTGGTTAACAACATGGTCCAGGGCGTAAGCCAAGGCTTCGAGCGTAAGCTCCAGCTGGTCGGTGTTGGTTATAAAGCGCAAGCAAAAGACAAAGTGCTGTCTCTGGCACTTGGCTTTTCGCACCCGGTGGAATACGACCTGCCGAACGGCATCACCGCTGAGACTCCCAACCAGACCGATATCTTCATCCGAGGTATCGACAAGCAGTTGGTTGGTCAAGTGGCCGCTGAGATCCGCGACTTCCGCCGTCCTGAGCCATACAAAGGCAAAGGTGTGCGTTACGCGGACGAAGTCGTCCGCCGTAAAGAAGCCAAGAAGAAGTAG
- the rpsE gene encoding 30S ribosomal protein S5, with translation MSNNDQKRDEGYIEKLVQVNRVAKTVKGGRIFTFTALTVVGDGKGRVGFGRGKSREVPAAIQKAMEAARRNMIQVDLNGTTLQYAMKSAHGASKVYMQPASEGTGIIAGGAMRAVLEVAGVQNVLAKCYGSTNPVNVVHATFKGLKAMQSPESIAAKRGKSVKEIF, from the coding sequence ATGTCAAATAACGACCAAAAGCGCGACGAAGGCTACATCGAGAAGTTGGTTCAAGTGAACCGCGTTGCTAAGACTGTAAAAGGCGGCCGTATCTTCACATTTACCGCGTTGACCGTGGTTGGTGATGGTAAAGGGCGTGTTGGTTTCGGTCGCGGCAAGTCACGTGAAGTGCCTGCTGCGATTCAGAAAGCAATGGAAGCTGCTCGCCGTAACATGATCCAAGTAGACCTGAACGGCACTACTCTGCAGTACGCAATGAAGTCTGCCCATGGCGCTTCGAAGGTGTACATGCAGCCTGCTTCTGAAGGTACCGGCATCATCGCTGGCGGCGCTATGCGCGCAGTGTTGGAAGTTGCTGGTGTTCAGAACGTGCTCGCCAAGTGCTATGGCTCGACTAACCCGGTAAACGTGGTTCACGCTACGTTCAAAGGGTTGAAAGCTATGCAATCTCCTGAATCTATTGCTGCCAAGCGCGGTAAAAGTGTCAAGGAGATCTTCTGA
- the rpsQ gene encoding 30S ribosomal protein S17 yields MAEAEKTVRTLTGRVVSDKMDKTITVLIERRVKHPIYGKYVKRSTKLHAHDETNQSHIGDKVTIRETRPVAKTKSWALVEILERAVEV; encoded by the coding sequence ATGGCTGAAGCCGAAAAGACCGTCCGTACGCTGACTGGCCGTGTTGTCAGCGACAAAATGGACAAGACAATCACCGTTCTGATCGAGCGTCGCGTAAAGCACCCGATCTACGGTAAATACGTTAAGCGTTCGACGAAGCTGCATGCGCATGACGAAACTAATCAGAGCCACATCGGTGACAAAGTCACTATTCGTGAAACTCGTCCAGTTGCCAAGACCAAGTCTTGGGCGCTGGTTGAGATTCTCGAACGCGCTGTGGAAGTCTAA
- the rpsK gene encoding 30S ribosomal protein S11 — protein sequence MAKPAARPRKKVKKTVVDGIAHIHASFNNTIVTITDRQGNALSWATSGGSGFRGSRKSTPFAAQVAAERAGQAALEYGLKNLDVNVKGPGPGRESAVRALNGCGYKIASITDVTPIPHNGCRPPKKRRV from the coding sequence ATGGCAAAACCTGCTGCTCGTCCTCGTAAAAAAGTTAAAAAGACAGTGGTTGATGGCATCGCCCACATCCACGCGTCGTTTAACAACACAATCGTCACCATCACCGACCGTCAAGGTAATGCGCTTTCTTGGGCTACCTCCGGTGGCTCGGGTTTCCGCGGTTCACGCAAGTCCACTCCGTTCGCTGCTCAAGTAGCTGCTGAACGTGCTGGCCAAGCTGCGCTGGAATACGGCTTGAAGAACCTCGACGTTAACGTCAAGGGTCCAGGTCCAGGTCGTGAGTCTGCTGTCCGTGCTTTGAACGGCTGTGGCTATAAGATCGCCAGCATCACCGACGTGACGCCAATCCCGCACAACGGGTGCCGTCCGCCGAAGAAGCGCCGCGTGTAA
- the rplN gene encoding 50S ribosomal protein L14 encodes MIQTQSMLDVADNSGARRVMCIKVLGGSHRRYAGIGDIIKVTVKEAIPRGKVKKGQVMTAVVVRTRHGVRRADGSIIRFDGNAAVLLNNKQEPIGTRIFGPVTRELRTEKFMKIVSLAPEVL; translated from the coding sequence ATGATTCAGACTCAATCCATGCTCGATGTGGCTGATAACAGCGGCGCACGCCGCGTTATGTGCATCAAGGTTCTGGGTGGCTCCCACCGTCGTTATGCTGGCATCGGTGACATCATCAAAGTAACCGTGAAGGAAGCAATTCCTCGCGGCAAAGTGAAAAAAGGCCAAGTGATGACTGCTGTAGTAGTCCGCACTCGCCATGGTGTTCGTCGCGCAGACGGCTCCATTATCCGCTTTGATGGCAACGCTGCTGTTCTGTTGAACAACAAGCAAGAGCCGATCGGCACCCGTATCTTTGGGCCAGTGACGCGCGAACTTCGGACTGAAAAGTTCATGAAGATCGTCTCCCTCGCCCCAGAAGTGCTGTAA
- the rplX gene encoding 50S ribosomal protein L24 produces MQKIRRDDEIIVIAGKDKGKRGKVLKVLVDDRLVVGGINLVKRHTKPNPASGVQGGIVEKEAPLHASNVAIFNGATNKADRVGFKVEEGKKIRVFKSTQKAVDA; encoded by the coding sequence ATGCAAAAGATTCGTCGTGACGACGAGATCATCGTGATCGCCGGCAAAGACAAAGGTAAGCGCGGTAAGGTGCTTAAGGTTCTCGTTGATGACCGTCTGGTCGTTGGTGGGATCAACCTGGTAAAGCGTCATACCAAGCCAAACCCTGCGTCGGGCGTACAAGGCGGTATCGTCGAAAAAGAAGCGCCATTGCACGCTTCTAACGTCGCCATTTTCAACGGCGCAACCAACAAGGCAGATCGCGTTGGTTTCAAAGTTGAAGAAGGCAAGAAAATTCGTGTCTTCAAGTCGACCCAAAAAGCGGTTGATGCTTGA
- a CDS encoding catalase — protein MSQNKTLTTASGAPVADNQNSRSAGPRGPLLLDDFHLIEKLAHFNRENIPERRVHAKGSGAHGTFTVSRDITQYTSAKLFDTVGKQTPIFIRFSTVGGERGSADTERDPRGFSVKFYTEEGNWDIVGNNTPVFFIRDPIKFPDFIHTQKRQPQTNLKSGQMVWDFWSHSPEALHQVTILFSDRGIPDGYRFMHGFGSHTYSLVRANGERHWVKWHYKTMQGIKNLAPKDAARLAGTDPDYAQRDLFSAIERGDFPKWQVCVQIMTEAQAVAHHENPFDVTKTWSQKEYPLIEVGELELNRNPANYFAEVEQVAFGPSNMVPGVGLSPDRMLQGRVFAYADAHRYRIGTNHQQLPINAPKSPVHSYQRDGAMRFGNNGSGTPNYEPNSYADAPKQAPAYAEPALALSGVAARHDHREDTDYYSHAGALFNLMSAEQKALLIENIAGSMAGVTSDVVQRQLQYFFKADPAYGEGLAKALGVQLG, from the coding sequence ATGAGTCAGAATAAAACGCTTACAACCGCCAGCGGCGCCCCTGTTGCCGACAATCAGAATTCCCGATCCGCTGGCCCCCGTGGCCCGCTGTTGCTTGATGACTTCCATCTGATCGAAAAGCTTGCCCACTTCAACCGCGAAAACATTCCCGAGCGCCGTGTCCACGCTAAGGGTTCAGGTGCCCACGGTACCTTCACGGTAAGTCGCGACATCACTCAATACACCAGCGCCAAACTGTTCGATACCGTAGGTAAGCAAACCCCAATCTTCATCCGCTTCTCTACCGTAGGCGGCGAACGCGGATCGGCCGACACCGAGCGCGACCCACGTGGTTTTTCGGTCAAGTTCTACACAGAAGAAGGCAACTGGGACATCGTTGGTAACAACACTCCGGTGTTCTTCATTCGTGATCCGATCAAATTCCCTGATTTCATTCACACTCAAAAACGCCAACCCCAAACCAACCTGAAAAGCGGTCAAATGGTGTGGGACTTCTGGTCGCATTCGCCTGAAGCTTTGCATCAGGTCACTATCCTGTTCTCGGATCGCGGAATTCCAGACGGCTATCGCTTCATGCACGGCTTCGGCAGCCACACTTACAGTCTGGTCAGAGCGAACGGTGAACGTCATTGGGTCAAATGGCACTACAAGACAATGCAGGGCATCAAAAACCTTGCTCCGAAGGATGCCGCACGTTTGGCGGGTACGGATCCGGATTACGCTCAGCGTGATCTGTTCTCTGCAATTGAGCGAGGCGACTTCCCCAAGTGGCAGGTCTGCGTACAGATCATGACCGAGGCTCAAGCAGTCGCTCATCATGAGAATCCTTTCGACGTCACCAAGACGTGGTCGCAGAAAGAATATCCGCTGATTGAAGTCGGCGAGCTGGAGCTGAACCGTAATCCGGCGAACTACTTCGCAGAGGTTGAACAAGTAGCATTCGGTCCAAGCAACATGGTTCCTGGCGTTGGTCTCTCACCAGACCGCATGCTGCAAGGCCGGGTCTTCGCTTACGCCGATGCGCATCGCTATCGCATTGGCACTAACCATCAACAACTGCCGATCAATGCGCCGAAAAGCCCGGTTCATAGCTATCAGCGTGACGGCGCCATGCGGTTTGGAAACAATGGCAGCGGCACACCGAACTACGAGCCCAACAGCTATGCGGACGCTCCAAAACAAGCGCCGGCCTACGCTGAACCGGCGCTGGCGTTAAGCGGTGTTGCTGCGCGTCACGATCATCGGGAAGACACCGATTACTACAGTCATGCAGGCGCACTCTTCAACTTGATGAGTGCCGAGCAGAAGGCTCTATTGATTGAGAACATTGCCGG
- the rpsD gene encoding 30S ribosomal protein S4: MARYIGPKCKLARREGTDLFLKSGVRAIESKCNIEAAPGIHGQRRGRQSDYGTQLREKQKVRRIYGVLERQFSGYYKEAAGKKGATGENLLQLLECRLDNVVYRMGFGSTRAESRQLVSHKSVSINGKTVNVPSYQVRPGDVVAIREKAKNQLRIVQALDLCAQRGRVEWVEVDTEKKSGVFKNVPARSDLSADINESLIVELYSK; encoded by the coding sequence ATGGCTCGTTACATTGGTCCAAAATGCAAGCTTGCACGTCGTGAAGGCACCGATCTCTTCTTGAAGAGCGGCGTCCGCGCTATCGAATCCAAGTGCAACATCGAAGCAGCTCCTGGTATCCACGGCCAACGCCGCGGTCGCCAGTCCGATTACGGCACCCAACTGCGTGAAAAGCAGAAGGTCCGTCGTATTTACGGCGTTCTCGAACGTCAATTCAGCGGTTATTACAAAGAAGCAGCCGGCAAGAAAGGCGCTACTGGTGAGAATCTGCTGCAATTGCTCGAATGCCGTTTGGACAACGTTGTATACCGTATGGGCTTTGGTTCGACTCGTGCCGAATCTCGTCAGTTGGTATCGCACAAGTCGGTCAGCATTAACGGCAAAACCGTTAACGTTCCGTCATACCAGGTTCGTCCTGGTGACGTGGTCGCTATTCGCGAGAAAGCAAAGAACCAACTGCGTATTGTCCAAGCTCTCGATCTGTGTGCCCAGCGTGGCCGCGTAGAATGGGTAGAAGTAGACACTGAGAAAAAATCTGGCGTCTTCAAAAACGTTCCAGCTCGCAGTGATCTGTCCGCCGACATCAACGAAAGCCTGATCGTCGAGCTCTACTCCAAGTAA
- the rpsN gene encoding 30S ribosomal protein S14, whose protein sequence is MAKMSMKNRELKRQLTVAKYAKARAALKVIIVDLNASPEARWEAQVALQKQPRDASASRMRNRCRITGRPHGVYRKFGLGRNKLREAAMRGDVPGLVKASW, encoded by the coding sequence ATGGCCAAGATGAGCATGAAGAACCGCGAGCTGAAGCGTCAGCTCACGGTTGCCAAGTACGCCAAGGCGCGTGCAGCGTTGAAAGTTATCATCGTGGATCTGAACGCAAGTCCAGAAGCACGCTGGGAAGCTCAAGTAGCTCTGCAAAAGCAGCCCCGTGACGCAAGCGCTTCGCGCATGCGTAACCGCTGCCGCATCACTGGTCGTCCACACGGCGTCTATCGCAAGTTCGGTCTCGGCCGTAACAAGCTGCGTGAAGCAGCTATGCGTGGTGACGTTCCGGGTCTGGTTAAAGCCAGCTGGTAA
- the rplO gene encoding 50S ribosomal protein L15 has translation MKLNDLSPAPGSRREKHRPGRGIGSGLGKTGGRGHKGQSSRSGGTIAPGFEGGQQPLHRRLPKFGFVSLKAMDRAEVRLSELSKVEGDIVTVQSLKDANVINQNVQRVKIMLSGEVTRAVTIKGIAATKGARAAIEAAGGKFEE, from the coding sequence ATGAAACTCAATGATCTGAGTCCAGCGCCGGGTTCCCGTCGCGAAAAGCATCGTCCGGGCCGTGGTATCGGTAGTGGTTTGGGTAAGACGGGTGGCCGCGGCCACAAAGGTCAATCCTCCCGCTCCGGTGGCACTATCGCTCCGGGCTTTGAAGGCGGCCAACAACCGTTGCATCGTCGTCTGCCGAAGTTCGGTTTCGTTTCCCTTAAGGCAATGGACCGCGCAGAAGTGCGTTTGTCCGAACTGTCTAAAGTTGAAGGCGACATCGTCACTGTGCAGTCCCTGAAGGATGCCAACGTGATTAACCAAAACGTACAGCGTGTGAAAATCATGTTGTCCGGTGAAGTTACTCGCGCTGTCACCATCAAAGGTATCGCAGCCACCAAAGGTGCGCGTGCGGCTATCGAAGCAGCTGGCGGCAAGTTCGAGGAATAA
- the rplE gene encoding 50S ribosomal protein L5, with amino-acid sequence MARLKEIYRKEIAPKLKEELELSNVMEVPRVTKITLNMGLGEAVGDKKVIEHAVADLEKITGQKCVVTYARKSIAGFKVREGWPIGVKVTLRRDRMYEFLDRLLSISLPRVRDFRGLNAKSFDGRGNYSMGVKEQIIFPEIDYDKIDALRGLDITLTTTARTDDEGRALLRAFKFPFRN; translated from the coding sequence ATGGCACGACTAAAAGAGATTTACCGGAAGGAAATCGCTCCGAAGCTCAAAGAAGAACTTGAGCTTTCGAACGTGATGGAAGTTCCGCGCGTTACAAAGATCACCTTGAACATGGGTCTGGGTGAGGCGGTCGGTGACAAAAAAGTCATCGAGCACGCTGTTGCAGACCTTGAAAAGATCACGGGTCAGAAGTGCGTTGTTACTTACGCTCGGAAATCCATCGCGGGCTTCAAGGTTCGTGAAGGCTGGCCGATCGGCGTTAAAGTCACTTTGCGTCGCGATCGTATGTATGAATTTCTGGATCGTCTGCTGTCGATCTCCCTGCCTCGGGTTCGCGACTTTCGCGGCCTGAATGCCAAGTCCTTCGATGGTCGTGGTAATTACAGCATGGGTGTAAAAGAGCAGATTATTTTCCCGGAAATCGATTACGACAAGATCGATGCTCTTCGCGGTCTGGACATTACCCTGACCACCACTGCTCGGACGGATGATGAAGGTCGCGCATTGCTGCGTGCTTTCAAGTTCCCGTTCCGCAACTGA
- the rpmC gene encoding 50S ribosomal protein L29 encodes MKANELREKSAQQLNEQLLGLLRDQFNLRMQKATGQLGQSHLLSRVKRDIARVKTVLNQQAGK; translated from the coding sequence ATGAAAGCGAATGAACTTCGTGAAAAATCAGCACAGCAGCTGAACGAGCAACTGCTCGGCCTGCTGCGTGACCAGTTCAATCTGCGTATGCAGAAAGCAACTGGCCAGTTGGGGCAGTCTCATCTGCTCTCGCGAGTTAAGCGTGACATTGCTCGCGTGAAGACTGTGCTCAACCAGCAGGCAGGTAAGTGA
- the rpsH gene encoding 30S ribosomal protein S8, whose amino-acid sequence MSMQDPLADMLTRIRNAQMAEKPVVSMPSSTLKVAVAKVLKDEGYIAGYQISSEIKPLLSIELKYFEGRPVIEEVKRVSRPGLRQYKSVDDLPKVRGGLGVSIVSTNKGVMTDRAARAAGVGGEVLCTVF is encoded by the coding sequence ATGAGTATGCAGGACCCGTTAGCGGACATGCTAACTCGTATCCGTAATGCCCAGATGGCTGAAAAGCCCGTCGTAAGCATGCCATCTTCCACGTTGAAGGTTGCTGTTGCCAAAGTCCTGAAGGACGAAGGTTACATTGCGGGTTATCAGATCAGCAGCGAAATCAAACCGTTGCTGTCCATCGAGCTGAAATACTTCGAAGGCCGTCCAGTCATCGAAGAAGTGAAGCGCGTTAGCCGTCCAGGCCTGCGTCAGTACAAGTCCGTCGATGATCTGCCTAAAGTTCGTGGCGGTCTCGGTGTGTCTATCGTCTCCACCAATAAAGGTGTGATGACGGATCGTGCTGCGCGCGCTGCCGGTGTCGGCGGCGAAGTTCTTTGCACAGTGTTCTAA
- the rpsM gene encoding 30S ribosomal protein S13 — MARIAGVNIPDNKHTVISLTYIYGVGRTTAQKICATTGVNPAVKIKDLSDEQIEQLRGEVAKFTTEGDLRREINMKIKRLMDLGCYRGLRHRRGLPVRGQRTKTNARTRKGPRKPIRK, encoded by the coding sequence ATGGCCCGTATTGCAGGCGTTAACATTCCAGATAACAAGCATACTGTTATCTCGTTGACCTACATCTATGGTGTTGGTCGCACCACTGCACAGAAAATTTGTGCAACTACTGGGGTAAACCCAGCGGTAAAAATCAAAGATCTGAGCGACGAGCAGATTGAACAGCTGCGTGGCGAAGTGGCGAAGTTCACCACTGAAGGTGACCTTCGTCGCGAAATCAACATGAAAATCAAGCGCTTGATGGATTTGGGCTGCTATCGCGGTCTGCGCCATCGTCGTGGTCTTCCAGTGCGCGGTCAGCGTACCAAGACCAACGCGCGTACTCGCAAAGGTCCGCGTAAGCCGATCCGCAAGTAA
- the rplQ gene encoding 50S ribosomal protein L17, which produces MRHRKSGRHLSRTSSHRKAMFQNMAVSLFEHELIKTTLPKAKELRRVAEPLITLAKIDSLANRRLAFDRTRSKAIVGKLFNDLGKRYATREGGYLRILKCGFRTGDNAPMAYVELVDRPVGGVVEAAE; this is translated from the coding sequence ATGCGTCATCGTAAAAGTGGACGTCATCTGAGCCGTACTAGCTCTCACCGTAAGGCCATGTTTCAAAACATGGCGGTGTCGCTGTTCGAGCACGAGCTGATCAAAACTACACTGCCAAAAGCCAAGGAACTGCGTCGCGTTGCTGAGCCGCTGATAACCTTGGCTAAGATCGACAGTCTGGCTAACCGCCGTCTGGCATTCGACCGTACTCGTTCGAAAGCCATTGTTGGTAAGCTGTTCAACGATCTGGGCAAGCGCTATGCAACCCGTGAGGGTGGCTACTTGCGCATCCTCAAGTGCGGCTTCCGCACTGGCGACAACGCGCCTATGGCGTACGTCGAACTGGTTGATCGTCCTGTTGGTGGCGTTGTAGAAGCTGCTGAATAA
- a CDS encoding DNA-directed RNA polymerase subunit alpha, with protein sequence MQISVNEFLTPRHIDVQVVSPTRAKITLEPLERGFGHTLGNALRRILLSSMPGCAVVEAEIDGVLHEYSAIEGVQEDVIEILLNLKGLAIKLHGRDEVTLTLSKKGSGVVTAADIQLDHDVEIVNPDHVIANLASNGALNMKLTVARGRGYEPADSRQSDEDESRSIGRLQVDSSFSPVRRIAYVVENARVEQRTNLDKLVIDLETNGTLDPEEAIRRAATILQQQLAAFVDLKGDSEPVVIEQEDEIDPILLRPVDDLELTVRSANCLKAENIYYIGDLIQRTEVELLKTPNLGKKSLTEIKDVLASRGLSLGMRLDNWPPASLKKDDKATA encoded by the coding sequence ATGCAGATTTCGGTAAATGAGTTCCTGACACCCCGTCACATTGACGTGCAGGTTGTCAGTCCAACCCGCGCTAAAATCACACTCGAGCCTCTCGAGCGTGGTTTCGGCCATACCCTGGGCAATGCGCTGCGTCGCATCCTGTTGTCCTCAATGCCCGGCTGTGCAGTAGTCGAGGCCGAGATTGACGGTGTACTCCATGAGTACAGCGCCATCGAAGGTGTACAGGAAGATGTCATTGAAATCCTGTTAAACCTTAAAGGTCTGGCTATCAAGCTGCACGGTCGTGACGAAGTTACGCTGACCTTGTCGAAGAAGGGTTCGGGGGTGGTTACCGCTGCCGATATTCAGCTGGATCATGATGTCGAGATCGTTAATCCCGATCACGTAATCGCTAACCTGGCGTCTAACGGCGCCTTGAACATGAAGCTCACCGTAGCTCGTGGTCGTGGTTATGAACCGGCTGATTCGCGTCAGAGCGATGAAGACGAAAGCCGCAGCATTGGTCGCTTGCAAGTTGACTCTTCATTTAGCCCGGTTCGCCGTATCGCATACGTGGTGGAAAACGCCCGTGTCGAGCAGCGTACTAACCTGGACAAGTTGGTTATTGATCTGGAAACCAACGGTACGTTGGATCCTGAAGAGGCTATTCGCCGCGCTGCAACCATTCTGCAACAGCAGTTGGCTGCGTTCGTCGATCTCAAAGGTGATAGTGAGCCAGTGGTTATCGAACAGGAAGACGAGATCGATCCGATCCTGCTTCGTCCGGTTGACGATCTGGAACTGACTGTACGTTCGGCCAACTGCCTTAAGGCGGAGAACATTTACTACATTGGTGACCTGATTCAGCGCACCGAAGTAGAACTGTTGAAGACTCCGAACCTGGGCAAGAAATCCTTGACGGAAATCAAGGACGTTCTGGCCTCCCGCGGTCTGTCCCTCGGCATGCGCCTCGACAACTGGCCGCCTGCAAGTCTTAAGAAGGACGACAAGGCGACTGCCTGA